The sequence AAGTTTGAAGAAGCCGCCAGACAAGGTGCTAAAGCTTGTTTGATTATTCACAACACTGCCGCTGCCAGCTATCCTTTTAGTGTTCAGCAAAATAGTTTTAATACAACCCGGTTAAAATTAGACAACAGAGGAAAAGATATACCTAATTGCGATATCATTGGATGGGTGCCTGAAAATGTGGCAAACCTTTTATTTCTTGCTGCCGGATTTGATTCAACGCTATTGGTAAAAGCCAATCAGCCAGCATTTAAAGCTGTTCAGCTAAACTTACAATTGAGTACTTCAATGCAAGTAAAATCCAACTTCAATCAATCCAGTAATGTTGTTGCAAAGATTACTGGAAGCAAAAGACCAGATGAAGTCATTATTTATACTGCACACTGGGATCATCTTGGTATTGGCAGGCCAAATAAAGATGGAGACTCAATATACAACGGGGCATTGGACAATGCTTCCGGTACTGCCGGACTTCTTGAAATGGCACGGGCTTTTAAAAACATGAAAACCAGACCGGAAAGAACTATTGTTTTTTTAGCTGTGACTGCCGAAGAACAAGGACTTTTAGGGTCTGCCTACTATGCCGAGAATCCAATATTCCCTATCGAGAATACGGTAGCGAATATCAATATGGATGGACTCAATCGATTTGGAAAAACAAAAGACATGGTTGTAGTAGGACAAGGACAGTCTGAACTGGAAGACTATTTAGAAGAAGCTATTAAAAAGAAGGGTGGTTATCTTTCTTTTGATCAGCATACTGAGGCAGGTTATTACTACCGTTCTGACCATTTTAATTTTGCTAAAAAAGGAATTCCAGCTTTGTTTGCCAATAGCGGTAAAGATTATATTGGAAAGGACACTGCATATGGAAAAGCATTGGAACAAGAATACAATGACAATCACTATCATCAGCCTTCTGATCATTTTGACGCTTCTACCTGGACAGGTGATGGCGCAATAAATGATTTGCAATCTTTATTTATCATTGGCAGAAGAATGGCATTTGAAACTAGTTTTCCTAAATGGAAAGATGGGTCTGAATTTAAATTAATCAGAGAAAAGAAAAAACCATGATTACGAAATTGGACATTGAGCAAACGCATGGGAAAATTAAATCTTTTATACATCAGACTCCTGTTTTAACAAACAGCAGTATCAATGAAATGGCAGGAGCTGATTTGTATTTTAAATGCGAAAACTTTCAAAAAATTGGCGCTTTCAAAATCAGGGGTGGAATGAATGCTTCCCTGAGTTTAACAGCTGAACAACTTTCTAGAGGTTTGGCAACCCACTCTTCGGGAAATCATGCGCAGGCTATTGCGTTTGCTGCAAAGACATTGGGCACAAAAGCATATATTGTTATGCCCAGTAATTCTCCTTCAGTAAAAGTGAATGCAGTTAAAGGGTATGGTGCCGAAGTAATTTTTTGCGAACCCAATCAGCTGGCCAGAGAAACTGCTTTACAAAAAGTAGTGGAAGAAACCGGTGCCGAATTTATTCATCCCTACGATGATGACAGAGTAATTACAGGTCAGGCAACCTGTGTGAAGGAGCTAATATCTTCTGTACCTGACTTGGATGCAATCTTTACTCCTGTTGGAGGAGGTGGTTTATTATCAGGAACTGCGCTGGGAACCCATTATTTTCATCCATCGGCAAAAGTATACGCAGGAGAACCTGAAGGGGCAGCAGATGCTATTCTAAGCTTTCAATCTGGCAAAGTAGAAAAAGCACCATATGTAAATACCATTGCTGATGGATTATTAACTACACTGAGTGAAAGAACCCTGTCTATTATTCGTAAACATGTTGAAGATATTTTTCTGGTGTCTGAAGAAGAAATTAAAGCGGCACTAAGGTTGGTATATGAACGTATGAAAATTATTGTAGAACCCAGTTGTGTGGTTCCTTTGGCAGCTATTCTTAAAAATAAAAATCAGTTTCAGGGCCAAAAAATCGGAATTATTCTAACTGGGGGAAATGTGGATTTGAAAAAATTTGGTGAATGGTTTAAAGATTAGCAATTATGCCTGAACAGTATAATGATTTTGATGCAATAGTAATTGGCTCAGGAATCAGCGGAGGATGGGCTGCCAAAGAACTTTGTGAAAAAGGATTGAAAACACTTGTGTTGGAAAGAGGTAAGATGGTAGTGCATAAAAAGGATTATCCAACAGCCAATTACAACCCATGGGATATGCCTCACCGTGGTAAAATTCCGCCCCCTGAAATGGATATGGATCCAATCGTTAGTAATTGTTATGCGTATAAGGAAGATACAAAGCATTTCTTTGTAAAGGACAATGAGCATCCATATGTTCAGGAGAAACCATTCAGTTGGATAAGGGGCTATCAGGTTGGAGGAAAATCATTATTGTGGGCAAGGCAAACCCAGCGATGGAGTCCGTATGATTTTGAAGCTCCAAAGCGAGATGGTTTTGCAGTTGACTGGCCAATTCGATATAATGATTTGTCTGATTGGTATAGTTATGTTGAGAAATTTGTTGGAATCAGTGGGAATAAAGATGGATTGGATATTTTACCGGACGGAGAATTTCTGCCCGCCTGGGAAATGAATTGCGCTGAAAAAATCATTCAGCAAAAAATCATGGAAGCATTTCCTGACAGACATGTAGTACAAGGAAGATGTGCCCATCTAACACAACCCACCGCTGAACATGTAGCACAGGGAAGGGGACAGTGTATGGCAAGAAACTTATGTGCCAGGGGTTGTCCTTTTGGGGCTTATTTTAGTACGAATAGTGCTACATTACCCGCTGCAGAAAAAACAGGTAATCTGCATATAAAAACTCATTCAGTGGTTGATTCTATCATCTATGATGAGAAAATGGGTAAAGCAACTGGAGTAAAAGTTGTTGATGCACTAACACATGAAGTGAAAATTTATACGGCAAGAATCATTTTTGTAAATGCCTCCTGTTTAAATACCAATTTAATTTTGCTTAATTCCCGAAGCAATTATTTCCCCGAAGGATTGGGAAATAAAAATGGTCTTTTGGGAAAGTATATTGCTTTCCATAATTATAGGGGCAATATCACAGCTCAGTTTGATGGTCCGATGGATCAGTATTATTATGGAAGAAGACCAACGCAGCTGATGATGCCCAGTTTTAAAAATGTCTATAAACAAGAGGCAGATTTTTTAAGAGGGTATATGGTGCATTTTAGTGCGGCAAGGGGTTTGCCAAAGGTGGATGGTGTAGGTGCAGGTTATAAAAATGCAATTACTGAGCCAGGAACTTGGCATGTATATATGATGATGCAGGGCGAAACCATTCCCAAAGAAAGCAATCGGGTTTACTTAAGTGAATATGAAAGAGACGATTGGGGAATACCACAGCTCGTGGTGAATGTTGATTATGACGAGAATGATGAAAAGCTTTTGCAGGACTTTTTTAATGAAGGGAAGAAGATGCTTGAAAAAGCAGGCTGTACTCAGATAAATACATGGGATAGTAAACAGCCACCCGGTTTAGATATCCATGAAATGGGTGGGGTCAGAATGGGACGTGACGAACAAACTTCACTTTTGAATGAATACAATCAATTGCATCACTGTAAGAATGTTTTCGTTACCGATGGTGCCTGCATGACTTCTACAGGTAATCAAAATCCTTCTTTAACGTATATGGCACTCACAGCTAGAGCAGCCCATTTCGCTGCAGCAAAGTGTAAAGAGGGAGAATTGTAACATTCTGCAATCTTTAGGATGGGTGTACAGTTGATGATTTTAATTTCCAAAGCTGACCTTCATACAGAAAGGGCTTGAACTGGATATAGTATTTGTCGTGGTCTACAATAAAGTCATAAACTAAATCATAGCGCTCCTCCATGAATGTATAAAATTTCTTTTTATTGTAAAACCAGCAAGTATATGAAGCAGGGGTTCCGTAATAAATTGGGGGAACATGCTGAATGGCAATTCTATCCCTTTCTTCATCGTTAAAAGCTATATAGTCAATATATAAATACTTTACGCCGCTTAGAGCAATCTGATCAAGGAGTTCGTAGGTTTTTTCGATATACTGTATTACTCCTGAAAAAATAACAATGTCTGGTTTGTGATGTTGCAGACATTCTTCCAAAGAATAATAAAAATGAAGGCGCTCATGTTCAAATTCTTTTCTTCCAGCTTCAACATAATTGGGTTGTTCTACAATACACCAATGTAAATTATGAACAGATTGTAAATGGTGTCTCTTATGGTTGTAAGTTGTGCCCAACGAACCGCCAAAATCCAGGACAGTCAGGTTGCAACTGTTTTCAGCAGCAACAGTTAGCAGCGTAGCTAACATGCTGAAATTCATTTTAGGTTTATCGTATACTATGCCATCCCGCTCGTAGACAACTTCTCCACTAACTACTTTGCGAGTTGTTTCCTTTATTTTTTCAAGAATGTTTTGCTCATTATATCCACTGGCAATTTTATTGGCAGCTTCAAAACTTGCATAATCTCCTTTCCAGCCATATTTAAAGCTATACCAATAAAGGGTCTTGAAAATTGGTGGAACAAATTGTTTTATCAGGTAATGCATAATACTCTGTAAAAATATTATGCGTTACTGAAACCTAAGAGATAATTATATAACTGGTAGTTGTTAACTCTTCCTAATCTTTAATATCCTGCCACAGAATCATCCCCACGCTTATCTGCTGCAGTTTCCCTAATTTTATTGGGTAATATTCGAATCCCATCTGTTCTTCCAATGCTTGACCGGTCTTTAAGCAGGTACCCCATTTTCTGCAATGCATCTTTGGTTTTACTATTGAATCCGGTTTCAATCATTACTTCATCAGGCAACCATTGGTGATGAAATTTAGGTGCGTCAATAGCGTCGCCCAGGGTTTTATTAAAATCTATTACATTGATTAATGCCTGATAAACAGAAGTTGGAATGGTTGTACCTCCGGGAGTTCCTATGACGATATATGGTTTTTTGTTTTTTAATACCATGGTAGGGGTCATTGAACTAAGCATTCTTTTGCCAGGCACAATAGCGTTTGCTTCTCCACCCACAGCTCCAAACATATTGGGTACGCCGGGTTTTACACTGAAATCATCCATTTCATTATTCAAAAGAAATCCGGCACCCCCAACGACAACTTTTGATCCATAACTCCCGTTTAAAGTTGTAGTAACAGCTACCATATTTCCAGCGGCATCAACTACGCTTAAATGAGTGGTTTCCTCACTTTCATGAATAACACCAGCATTTACTTCCTTGCTGCTGCCTGCTTTGTCTGCTGCATAATCACTCATACGCTGCTGTAAATACTGTTCACTTATTAAAGTCTTGACCGGTACTTTCCAGAAATCAGGATCACCCATATGTTCAGCACGATCAGCAAAAGCTCTTCTTTCAGCTTCTATCATTAATTGAACGGACTCTGGGGTTTGAAATCCCATTTTACTCATGGGATATTTTTCTACCATCTTCATCATCTGCGCCAATAAGATTCCTCCACTGCTGGGGGGAGCAAAACTGACAATTTCGTTTCCTCTGTAATTAAAAACAATCGGCTCTCTAAGTTTCGCAGTATAATTTTTTAAATCAGCGTGAGTGATAATGCCTCTGCCTCTTTCCATTTCGGCAGTAATCAAATCTGCTGTTTTGCCACCGTAAAATCCCATGGCACCTTCTTTCTGAATTCTTTCCAAAGTATGGGCAAGATCTTTTTGGATAAGTGTGTCACCTACTTTCCATCGGGTTGGTTTATAAAAAGCGGTTGGTTGTGTACTAAAACGGGCAATGGCATCTTTAACACTGCTGATGCTTGCTGCTTCTTTTTCTGTTAGCACAAATCCCTTGGCCGCAATGTCAATGGCTGGTTGAATTAATTCTGCAAAAGGTAATTTTGCATAGGAATGTGTAGCAAATAATCCTGCAACTGTACCTGGAATACCTGATGCCAGATGCCCATTCTGAGATAAGTTTAACTGGGCATTTCCATTTTTATCCAAATACATATCTCTGGATGCTTTTTCAGGTGCAGATTCTCTGTAGTCAATGCCAATAAGTTCTCCGTTGGTTTTACGTGCTAGTAAAAACCCTCCGCCTCCGAGGTTGCCTGCGTTGGGAAAAACTACAGCCAATACAAGTTGAGTTGCAATGGCTGCATCAAAAGCATTGCCTCCTTTTTTCATAATGGCTGCGCCAACCATGCTTGCCAATGGATGTGCACTACTAACAGCAGCTTGTTTAAAATTGCCCCTTTTTACTACTGTATAGTTAAAAGGGTCTACTTCTTTGTTGGGGCCAACAATCGAAGGTATCTGTTGTGCGTTGGCTATCACAAATGATCCCAGAAGAATAAATACGGATAAATACTTTCTCATAGTACAATTTACAATTTTATGGGGTTTTATTTCCCATTATTCCTACTTTCATGCTTCATTTTTAAACTTATGAAGAAATTATTATTTGGACTAGTTTGTTTGAGTTTTTCTCTACTATCGGAAGCGCAGTCTGTTCTCAGCCCTGAACAATTTTTGGGTTACAAAGTGGGGACCCGTTTTACCCGACACCACCGTATTGTTGAATATGTTAAGTCTGTTGCAGCTGCAAGGCCCGATATGGTTAAATTGGAAAAGTATGGTGAAACCAATGAAGGGCGAGAATTAATGCTGGCGTTTGTAAGCACTCAGGAAAACATTCAGCAACTGGAACAAATCCGCATCAATAATTTAAGAATGGCTGGCCTGGCTAAGGATAAAGCTGCACCTGCAGTGGAAAATGCACCTGCTATTGTATGGTTAAGTTATAATGTACATGGTAATGAAGCTTCTTCTTCAGAAGCTTTTCTCTTAACTATTCATGCATTAACGGATCCCAATAATAAAGCGACCAAAGAATGGTTAAAAAATACCATAGTTGTAATGGATCCCTGCATCAATCCGGATGGAAGAGACCGTTATATTAATTGGTACAATTCTGTTGTTGGGAAGCACTACAATGCAGACCCTTCATCCAGAGAGCATGCTGAACCCTGGCCAGGAGGAAGAAGTAATCATTATAATTTTGATTTGAACAGAGACTGGGCCTGGCAAACACAGGTAGAAACCCAGCAAAGAATAAAAAAGTATCATGAATGGATGCCACAGGTGCATGTAGATTACCACGAACAAGGCTTTAATGAACCCTATTACTTTGCGCCAGCAGCAGAACCATTGCATGAAGTCATTACTCCATGGCAGCGTGATTTTCAAGTTATGATTGGCAGAAATCATGCAAAATATTTTGACCAGAATAATTGGTTGTTTTTTACTAAAGAAAGATTTGATTTACTATATCCAAGTTATGGCGATACCTATCCGGTTTACAATGGCGCTATTGGTATGACGTATGAGCAAGGGGGTATACGGGCCGGATTAGGAATATTAAATGAAGACAATGATACACTCACTTTAGTAGACAGAGCTGCACACCATTTTACCACCGGATTGTCTACAATTGAAATTGCCTCTAAAAACAAAAGCAGATTACTGACTGAGTTTAAACAGTTTTTTGATGATAGCAGGGCTGGTAAGATTGGTGAGTATAAGACATATGTTTTCACAGCAAAAGATGAAAACAAAATAGCTGCCCTTAAAAAATTATTGAGTCAGAATGGTATTGAGTATGGAGTCTTAACAAATAAGAATTTCCGTGGGTTCAATTATTTTACTGGCAAAGACGATGCCTTCAATGATGAGGGGAACCATATTGCAGTAAGTTCTTATCAACCAAGAGCAGTAATGGCAAAGGTATTACTTGAGCCAAGAACCATTGTTACTGATTCCAATACCTATGATATTACAGCATGGGCTGCTGCATATGCTTATGGAATTAAAGGGTATGCAGTAAAAGAAAGATTGGTAGTTAATCCAGAAAACAGTTCCGCTGTTTCTATTTCCCCGATAAATAGTAATTATGGTGCCTTGGTACCTTATACCTCTTTTAATAGTGCTAAAGTTTTGGCGTATTTGCTAAAGCATGGCGTGAAAGTTCGCTTTGTTGAAAAACCATTCACCTATAAAGGCAAGAGCTACGATAGGGGCACGCTGCTGGTATTAAAAACAAGTAATCCACCCGAATGGCAATCTGTATTGAATACTGCATGTAAACAATTTAATGTTCAGGCTGATGGGGTAGAAACCGGGTATATGGATAAGGGTGCAGACTTTGGTTCTCCTGATATCAAAAATATTTCAGCCACTCCTAAAGTGGCCATGTTGACCGGAGAGCAAACTTCCTCTCTGGCAGCAGGAGAAGTTTGGCATTATTTTGATAAAATTCTGGAATATCCTGTAACCCTGCTTAATGCAGTTGATGTAGCCAGATATAATTTTAAAAATTACGATGTACTGGTTATCCCAGATGGCAATTACCGTGTATTAAATGATAAATCTGTATCCGATAAATTAAAGGATTTTGTTCGAGGTGGTGGAAAGATTGTAGCAATGGAGAATGCAATGGCAAGCATGAGCAGAGGAGATTGGGGTATTAAATTAAAGGAAGGGAAAGCGGATGAATCTGCCGACTCAAATAAAAAATACGGAGACCGTGAAAAAGATTATTTAACCAATTCTATTCCTGGAGCAATTTATAAAGTTGATTTAGATAATACGCATCCTTTGGGTTTTGGGTATCCTGATTTTTATTATACACTTAAGCAGGATGGCAATGTATATGAATATATGAAGGATGGATGGAATGTTGGCACTATCAAAAAAGACGCATATGTTACCGGTTTTGTCGGAGCTAAATTGAAGCCAGGAATTAAAGATGGAATGCTTTTCGGAGTTCAGGATATGGGTGCTGGTACGGTAGTGTATATTGCTGAAGATCCATTGTTCAGAAACTTCTGGGAGAATGGTTATTTGCTAATTGCTAATGCGGTATTTCTGGCAGGAAAATAAACTTACATTCATTTGAATCTATATAAAAAAAGGGTAAGCACTGTGCTTACCCTTTTTAGTATTTGTGTAAATCATTTCAACATTACAGTTTAATATTTAGTGCCATCATAAAATTTCTACCAGCCATCGGGTAATAGAAATTTTCTGTAATTGCAGAACCACCGGCTACATAACTGAATGTATAACCATTGGGCTCATATTTTTTATCGAAAATATTGTTTAGTTGAAATATCAACTGGGCTTCTTTAATCCACTTGTGCTTTATGGTATAGATGGTTCGGAAATCCTGTGTGTAAAATCCATTCAGTTTTCTGTTTTCATTCTGGGTATTGTCTAAATACTGTTTACTTACCCATTTATTCAACAAACTGATTTCCCAGTTACTCAAAGGATTAATGTTGATGCTTAGAGCTGATACCATAGAAGGGGAGAATGATATATCTGTATTGTTGTGAACAATTGCCAATTGGCCGCCATTATCGTAATCATCAATAAATTCTGTAAATGTTCTGATTTTGTTCCTGCTGATGCTGGTATTACCAGAAAAATTTAGCCATTGATTAATTTTAGCACCTGTCTGTATTTCAATACCTGCTCTGTAGCTATTAGGAATATTGGTTCTGGTATAAGCCCCTACATCGTTGATTTCACCTGTAAGTGCCAATTGATTATTGTATTTCATGTAGTAAGCTGTAATGCCAAACGAATATTTGGTAGTCTTTTTTTCAATTCCCAATTCCCAATCGTGAAGAGTCTCGTACGTTGGCTGACTGTTAATTCCTGCCTGAAAATCGTCCCTGTTCGGCTCTTTTCTTGCAACAGCATAACTTAAATAGGATTGCCATCCCATGGCATTGTAAACAATTCCTGCTTTAGGATTAAAAAAGCCGAAACTTCTGTTAACGCTTAATGTTGGATTGTCACTGAATCCATTCATTCTGTGTTTTACCCATCTGTATTGCAGGTCTGTAAAAACAGAAAGTTGACTGGTAATATTGGATTGCCATTTGGCATAGATGTTCGCATCTTTTTTAAGTGCGGGTAAATCATAATAACGATAATTGGCAGGCACGGTACCAATAGCTATGAATGGGATTGTTCCAAAATGAACTCCATCATAAGTAGACCATCCTCCACCCAGCGTAAATTCCTGCTTTTCTTTTTTATACTGCAGTGAAAAAATCTGTCCGTAGAAATGGTTGTCCAGCCAACGTTGTCTTACCAGGTCTGTTCTAGACAATGTATTGCCGCCTATTACTGGATTGGTTAATCCATAACGGGAGAATCGCTGATCAGCCTTGTATTCCTCGTAATATCCCTTTCCTCTGGTATAAAATAATGCGGTATTAAAAGACCAATTATTATTCAATACCGTATTGTAAAATAATTGGTAATGAGTTTGGGTGTAATTGTCAGTCTGGTTTTCATAGGGAGTACCAGCTTTCTCCGTTCCGGCAGGATTATTTGTTCTGTCTGTTTTTAGTAAACTTTCTGCTACACCGTACCAGGCCTGGTAGGTTTTTTCTTTACCAGAAAATACATTCAGTCTGAGGGAAGATTTTTTATTTAAATAAGCAGTACTAAAATAAAAAGATCTGAGATTACTACTCGCGCGATCTATGTAACCGTCACTGGCAATTCTGCTAAGTCTGGCATCAAAAGTGAAATGATTGCCAATTAAACCTGTTCCAAACTTAAGTGTATTTTTTATTGTATTGAAAGAACCAACACTATTGTTGATTTCAGTATAGGCATTACTGTTGAATTCATTGGTAGACATATTTAGTGTAGCCCCAAATGAACTGGCACCATTTGAAGATGTACCTGCCCCTCTTTGAATTTGAATACTGTTAACTGAAGAGGCGAAATCGGGAAGATTTACAAAAAATGTTCCCATACTTTCTGCATCATTATAAGGAATGCCATTTAATGTAACATTAATTCTGGTGGCATCGGTTCCTCTGATCCTGATACCCGTATATCCCACACCATTACCTGCATCTGCATTTATTACAACTGAAGGTGTTTGATTTAGTAGGAAGGGTATATCTGTTCCCAGGTTTGTTTTTTCAATAGCTGCTTTATTCAGATTGGTTTTGGTAAAAGGCGCCCTATCTGCTGCACGAATGGCTTTTACTTCCAATGGCTGTAAAAACAGAGGGATAGGTGTCAATTCAAAAATAATTTCGCTTTTGTTGATTTTCTGCGCGCTCATTTGTGTTAACGCATTTGCCCCGATTCGCAAGTTGTTATAGCCTAAACTACTGATGTTAATCCCTTGTTTTGCATTAGTTGGGATGGTGAATTGACCTTGCTCATTGGCGATGATTTGTTGGTTCCCCCAACTGATAATTGCTCCTGTAACGGGTTGGAGACTTCCTTTTTCAACTACTTTACCCATTTGATTCTGGGTTTTGGGACTTTGCTGTGCAATAGCCAAAAGGCTAATAAATACAAGCAAGGTTGTTCCCATGATTTTTTTCTTCATTGCATGAATGATTTAAATGTAAAAAAATGGGAACAGGGAAATGCAATAGGAGAGGTAGTACAGTAAATTTCACCTTCCCTTCGCAGGAATTACCCTGTTCAGGTTCAACGGGTATTTCTCAGCCAAAGCAAATGCTTGAGCACCCCGAGGACGCCGTAAAAGTAAATCAATCTTTTTTAAATTGGATGTAACTTTTAACTTGTTGAATCGTTTTACTCAAAATGGCAGTAATGAAAAAACATTTATTATTCCTTATTGGACTTTGCTGGGCTTTTATGGCTTTTTCACAAGAAGAAAAAAAGCTGGTATTCGACGCAAATGCTCAAGCCAGGTCTGTGGGAGCATTCTCAGGAATTGAGATATCCGGTGCAATCAGTTTGTATTTATCCCAAGGGAAGGAATCGGCTGTGGCGGTAAGTGCCGGAGATGCAGATTTACTGGAGAAGATAAAAACAGAAGTTAGAAACAATGTGTTGTATATATATCTGGAAACCAAGGGTATGAGTTGGAAAAAGTGGGGGAACACCGGAATTAAAGCCTATGTTACTTTTGAAGATTTATCCAGCTTGGAGGCTTCCGGCGCATGCAATATTAAGACAGCAGGTACTGTGAAATTGGATGAACTGAAAATTCAGTTGTCTGGCGCATCTG is a genomic window of Sediminibacterium sp. TEGAF015 containing:
- a CDS encoding TonB-dependent receptor, which translates into the protein MKKKIMGTTLLVFISLLAIAQQSPKTQNQMGKVVEKGSLQPVTGAIISWGNQQIIANEQGQFTIPTNAKQGINISSLGYNNLRIGANALTQMSAQKINKSEIIFELTPIPLFLQPLEVKAIRAADRAPFTKTNLNKAAIEKTNLGTDIPFLLNQTPSVVINADAGNGVGYTGIRIRGTDATRINVTLNGIPYNDAESMGTFFVNLPDFASSVNSIQIQRGAGTSSNGASSFGATLNMSTNEFNSNAYTEINNSVGSFNTIKNTLKFGTGLIGNHFTFDARLSRIASDGYIDRASSNLRSFYFSTAYLNKKSSLRLNVFSGKEKTYQAWYGVAESLLKTDRTNNPAGTEKAGTPYENQTDNYTQTHYQLFYNTVLNNNWSFNTALFYTRGKGYYEEYKADQRFSRYGLTNPVIGGNTLSRTDLVRQRWLDNHFYGQIFSLQYKKEKQEFTLGGGWSTYDGVHFGTIPFIAIGTVPANYRYYDLPALKKDANIYAKWQSNITSQLSVFTDLQYRWVKHRMNGFSDNPTLSVNRSFGFFNPKAGIVYNAMGWQSYLSYAVARKEPNRDDFQAGINSQPTYETLHDWELGIEKKTTKYSFGITAYYMKYNNQLALTGEINDVGAYTRTNIPNSYRAGIEIQTGAKINQWLNFSGNTSISRNKIRTFTEFIDDYDNGGQLAIVHNNTDISFSPSMVSALSININPLSNWEISLLNKWVSKQYLDNTQNENRKLNGFYTQDFRTIYTIKHKWIKEAQLIFQLNNIFDKKYEPNGYTFSYVAGGSAITENFYYPMAGRNFMMALNIKL
- a CDS encoding head GIN domain-containing protein; protein product: MKKHLLFLIGLCWAFMAFSQEEKKLVFDANAQARSVGAFSGIEISGAISLYLSQGKESAVAVSAGDADLLEKIKTEVRNNVLYIYLETKGMSWKKWGNTGIKAYVTFEDLSSLEASGACNIKTAGTVKLDELKIQLSGASDFTGEVDLGNLRIDLSGASQANLKGKAEKTQMIASGASSIKSFDLVSNYCKIDASGASSIRIHVAKEISAEASGASSIQYKGEAIIKDFSSSGASSVKRKND